From Malaya genurostris strain Urasoe2022 chromosome 2, Malgen_1.1, whole genome shotgun sequence:
AGTATGTGGCTCTGAGTGCTGCTGCAGCTGAAGCAATCTGGCTGACTGGAATATTGAACGATCTCGGCGTGAAGAATGTCGAACCAGTCACAATCTACGAAGACAATCATCATTTTGTTCGAGACCATGTACTCTCTGGAAGATTGTCGATTGAACCCATAAGTACGACGAATCAGTTGGCGGACATTTTAACAAAAACTTTGGATGCTGGAAGATTCGAAGATCTAAGAAAGAAGCTAGGAGTAAACGATCGAGAGGGGTGTAAGCGAAGCAACCCTTGAAATAATGAAGCGATCGctgacatgaaaattttcattcattctaaTTAAGACGCTCGAAGCAAACGGTCACTAGAAATAAATTGTTCTTACCagtttttatcttttattccgACCGGTCATCAGTTTAAAGCCAAAccatgaagaattttacccttttttgcatcttcGCTCTAAATCGCGGTGTGAAAATCAATAGCAACCTACGGGACTACGAaattttttatgagtgacattatttgacacatactcttacacatacacgcacacagacatacattgctcagcttgatgagttgtgtcgaatgatatagaacacttagccctctgggctgATTTtccctagtcaatttttcaagagattgtataaactttctatatgagaaaggcaataagtgtacttttatagtaaATCATAGTTatcattcgatcgagtgatgctattgtatggaaaactcaaaCTCGATTGAGATAGTGGGTTAAAGGTGCATGATATTCCGGATGGAGCAACAAATACCACATCATTCTGTCTCGTATCGACAGTTTGCTTGACTTAGCTCTGGTCGTCACAATGTCACATGTCTACCCGATGTTAAAAGATGACTGGGACTCCTATTTTTAGTAGAATGAGGAGATGCCGAATATTAACAAGTTGCGGGGCAGAGTGCAGATGTGACAACTGGCACTTTACTACGAGTGTCTAGATTGTCAACCCACATAACTCTTGCTAATATTCTTAACGTGGGAGGCGTGTAACACGTAATATCGTATTACCAATTTATTGTGtttcatttatttatgtatTAATTATTATCATGTTATTCTTTCCTCATAACattcttattttttcaaaataaaaagtaGGAATTAATCAATAATTTACTTATAAAGTGGGAGTCTAATATAATAGTTGCGACCAAACTTAAACAGAATGAATGCAAATAATAATAGGGGACATATACTGAACATAGTTCAGACGGAACATATATCCAGGGTGCTGTGGCAGTATCGAAACAGGAATGATGAACCTCTCCAGCTACAGAGAAAGGATCGACGTGATTACGAGGACGACGCATAAATTGCGTAGGTACAACATTAAAAGACAacaaaaccaaaataaaataaacgtaAGCAACACaagaaataacaatatataatTTCGGAATAACAAAACGGAAAATGGCGGATGGGATGAACGCCATATCCACATGAGAAGTTACAATTCGGTCACATTAGGGAACATTTCATTTTGTTTATCGTTGTATTTTCAGCCATAAACTACGCCTTAACTAGTTTACTACTATAAACTTCTAAATGCTATATTTCTCTATTTATCtccactatccctaacctaatgtaTCTGAAACCAGTGGGACTGACTCAAAGCAGCGTCTGCTGCTGGAGGAAGCCGGTGTGCTATACGGTCTAgcgcaggggttcccaaactattttgggtcatggacccctttaataaaattaacttatgcctcagacccccattaacaaattcctttgaaaattaaatttcttgATTTTTTAATATTCATGTAAAATACtcaccaatttctgcggatggtcaaatcaacacaacttttttagcatGAATACTccaaacaacttatatcaaacaatagggggtcgatttctagacctcgtcgacccccatagtcagttttcgtttacgtcgacccccacaaaaaggatatcgaccccaaggggtctatatcgaccactttgtgATCTAGCGCTTATCAAAGGCCAGGCTTTAGTAGGCTCACAATCAGCTTGAAGTGAACCTCACTCAAACAGATGGGCGAACACTGTCTGTCAGGTTGTGAGCTGATAGATTACAATTACTCAAACTCGATTgagatacagaatgcaaaattttgtattggatcgatataatccgattcgaacgcATCGGGTTGACTAACTACCTAGATTCCACGTTTACTTACAAAATATTCGtgtaggcccttttgaaatgattACGTTGAATTTATATGGCTATGCAATCAATATGAACTTTTGAACCAGTAGTCCAGAGGGCCGAGTTTCCTATattatttgactcagttcgtcacgtacgcaaaatgtctgtatgtatgtatgtgtgtatgaaacaaaaatatgcacattacataacacattttctttacaaaaaaaatttgatgtatGATATCTATCTTGATCAAACTGATAGAACACCGAATCAGTGGATTATATAAAAATCTAAATACCAGGGCTTGATTGTGGTATATGAATAACTCGACCGTCTCACGACAGAAGGGCCTAACTACAAATGAGAAACTCTTTGTTTACtcctttgattattacggagccataatAGAAATGTCTTAAATTTTTACAATACTTTAATTTTTACAACACCggagtctctttttacgcggttttttatgcggtttcttttcacacggtttttttatgcggatttccgaaattacgcggttGTTTTGTatttgaaatgcatgaaacttcgagatctggtgttatcccgaattttttaAGTCAACGTTTTGACACAAAAAATATGCacagattacaccagatttcgacgttttatgcatttctaaaacatttggaaaAAAAGGTTCTTCCATATTCAAATTTCTAGTCCCTAGatattcggcataaaaaaattttgaggttttttacgcggatttccgaagttacgcggttttttacgcgaatttccgaagttacgcggttttgttttgcgcgatttttttacgcggtacgtatcccctccgtaaaaagagacctcagtgtatcatTCGATAGCTTGGTTTTTCAAgaatttgaaaacaaatatgaaatgaaataaaagtagCATTAATAATTATTCAGCGGTGTTTGTGTAGTACTGGtgcagtgcaattggcaaaaacgaacagtTTCAACGCAACCTTCGCAACATCGGTGTAGTGCAAACGCCATAAGCTAATTGAAATCGGTTAATTTATACCatgatatctccggaaccgaatgtGAAAGCGTTTTGATCTTTGATCTTGATTCACAACTCAATATTAACTTTTAAGCGTGACTAAGCAGGTCGAATCGGTTCAGCCCATCTCGAgacaatttttacattttgtcGGTCACGTCACTCCGCTAAATATTAGTCAAAATTGAAACCACTTGCATTTATTATGTTCAACGATTTTATTGTTGATCAAAATCACCCTGTGTTGCAAATATGCCATGTTAAAACCACAACTTTTGAAGTGCTTGTGCATGCTCTGTATTTTATACTTCGTTTGATTCAATCATAGAATACGATTACTTCTCAAATTCAAGAAAACAGCCATAAATTCATTTGATGCTGTACAGGCATAGGTTGGCATACCCACAGGAACTAGGTACAGTGTTGCACagaaaaattttgcatttgcCCTTAGAAGAATGTAATACataattgattttgaaaacacgAATTTTGCCTTGCATTATCGGCAAATAGCGTTCTTAGCATGCATATTTATCTGATTCTATATTTCAAGTGATGGTGATATCGATGATTGTTTTGGACGTATGCATAAATTTGCCAGTTccgcgatttccacaaattattACAATTTAAGGGCATTTAGTTCCTTCATCAATTCGGGTTCTGAATTTATTTTGACTATCTGAGTATGCTCGAGTTTTTCTCCGCGTTCATGTTTTTCCTTTAGCAATTTTATGTCCTTGAGCTTTCtattaatatttttaatctTTTTATCTTTCTCTGGGTCACCGCTGTTAGTTGATTGAGATCGTTTTGGATTTCCTTCCGTTTTCTCTGTTTGAGCTACTTTAGAACTAGATGCAGATTGCggacgattttttttctcttgagcATTGAGTCTATTACCTCCACCTGATCCTGTTCGAATGAGGTTTTGACCGTTGGTTATACCATTATTTCCAACAAGAGTGATCTCTcgacttattttattttttttgtttttctgtttGTCTTTCGCCAGTTGCACAGAAGAACGATATCCTGGAGGCAGGCCTGGAATCAGAGCTCGGGTCGTTCCTGAAGATGAAGAAGTTTCTCCGCTTCCAGCACTTACACTGTTTCGCATACCGGGCGGTACATATTTTTGTTTACTTGCCTGAGGAGTTTTTGAAGGGATTCCTTCTATTTTATCGTGAGAAATCATATTTTCCCTAAAATTACCTGGAGCATACTTTTGCCAAATGATTTCAAGTAATTCTTGTTTTTCTGGCCAATGAGTTTCGTGCAAAAGTGCTCCAGTGTAATGCCAAACTTTAAAACCATTAGACATCCTTAATCTTGGGGCTGTCGTTGCAGTTAAAAATGTATCTCCGATTGGACTCCATTCAAGTAGTGTTGTATCAGGCGCTTTATGTTCAGTAATTATCTTTTTAAGGTTAAGATCCCAAACCTCAATGTACCCAGGAAGGTTACCAAAACCGCCAAACACTAACATATTACCAAATTCGTTGTAATAGATTGAATTTCGATGTCCAGTTCCAAAGTCGAAAATTGCATCGCACTTTAAATTGAATAGGGTTGCTTTTGAAGGCATGAAACCATACACAACGCAGAATTCAGTTGAACGTGGGCTCCATGCGACAGCATGGATCGATCCTTCGGTGTTAAGTTGAACTGCAAATGAATCTCCTTTCGTAGTCATAAAATGAAGAGCCTGTTTACCATAGTACGAAACCCCAGTTTGATCCACATCAGTGCTAGTCAACAATAAAAGTCCATTGCCTTTTTGATTCCATATCATCTCAACTTTGTCTGCCTATATATAAAACAAACATCGAAATTGTATCCTTCCATATTCAAGATATATACTcacctgaaaaaaactcttggaAGCAATCGGCTGATTGGCTTCAAGATTCGGATAACGAAACAGGCGACACATGAAAGGGGCACCTTTTGTGCCTGGCACATAAAATGCCACAAACGgcggactcggtccaggagaAACTGAAACTCCTCCGTTTCGAGCACCACCCATGCGTTTCGTTGGCTTTATCGGAAAGTCAGTGTTAGGTTGCACTTCGTAAAACAGCACTTCACCTCCGACCATTAAAGCGAAAAGACTTTCATCGATGGTCCAATGCATCTCCCAATCAGCATGGCGTTTCTGAATGATTG
This genomic window contains:
- the LOC131429932 gene encoding eukaryotic translation initiation factor 2A — protein: MATGIFPALAIRSSTGVEVWKSDGFKNPFVPEPRFVRDESKLCRAIVYSPNGRFLAWANGTTVQISTVSDWKLLHSLPRPKAFYIKFSPRSTYLMTWEAYTENPKDEVKEKPNLFLYEVASGREVFSIIQKRHADWEMHWTIDESLFALMVGGEVLFYEVQPNTDFPIKPTKRMGGARNGGVSVSPGPSPPFVAFYVPGTKGAPFMCRLFRYPNLEANQPIASKSFFQADKVEMIWNQKGNGLLLLTSTDVDQTGVSYYGKQALHFMTTKGDSFAVQLNTEGSIHAVAWSPRSTEFCVVYGFMPSKATLFNLKCDAIFDFGTGHRNSIYYNEFGNMLVFGGFGNLPGYIEVWDLNLKKIITEHKAPDTTLLEWSPIGDTFLTATTAPRLRMSNGFKVWHYTGALLHETHWPEKQELLEIIWQKYAPGNFRENMISHDKIEGIPSKTPQASKQKYVPPGMRNSVSAGSGETSSSSGTTRALIPGLPPGYRSSVQLAKDKQKNKKNKISREITLVGNNGITNGQNLIRTGSGGGNRLNAQEKKNRPQSASSSKVAQTEKTEGNPKRSQSTNSGDPEKDKKIKNINRKLKDIKLLKEKHERGEKLEHTQIVKINSEPELMKELNALKL